One Triticum dicoccoides isolate Atlit2015 ecotype Zavitan chromosome 5B, WEW_v2.0, whole genome shotgun sequence genomic window carries:
- the LOC119308714 gene encoding sufE-like protein 1, chloroplastic/mitochondrial, with product MASAAATSAPLRLLSSSPLSRPLLSRPHLLTLSRPVSFQRLAARSAASPTPSTSSSAPDPAPVDPAQLPPALRDIIALFQSVPDERTRYKQLLAYAARLPPMDPALKSDANRVRGCVSQVWVHAAPEAEAPGCVSFQADSDAQLTKGLAALLVLGLSGAPARDVVMVPVEFIEMLGIRQSLSPSRNSGLLNMINLMKLKALEIAADQEVTGGQEIRQEHTETPAVEKEEPQFEAFGGQVHESSEAERPEEEESEEEPAAVVEGNGSLGGGRKERIRDSLERGLSPVELKIEDISYQHSGHAGVAGSDGETHFNVRVVSKEFEGKSMLKRHRAVYDLLQDELKSGLHALSIDAKTPSEV from the coding sequence ATGGCGTCTGCGGCCGCCACCTCCGCCCCGCtccgcctcctctcctcctcgcCCCTCTCCAGGCCGCTCCTGTCCAGGCCCCACCTGCTCACCCTCTCCCGCCCCGTCTCCTTCCAGCGCCTCGCCGCCAggtccgccgcctccccgaccccctccacctcctcctccgcccccGACCCCGCCCCCGTCGACCCGGCGCAGCTGCCCCCGGCGCTCAGGGACATCATCGCGCTCTTCCAGTCCGTGCCCGACGAGCGCACCCGCTACAAGCAGCTCCTCGCCTACGCCGCCCGCCTGCCGCCCATGGACCCGGCGCTCAAGTCCGACGCCAACCGCGTCCGGGGCTGCGTCTCCCAGGTCTGGGTCCACGCCGCGCCGGAGGCCGAGGCGCCCGGCTGCGTCAGCTTCCAGGCCGACTCCGACGCGCAGCTCACCAAGGGCCTCGCCGCGCTGCTTGTGCTCGGCCTCTCCGGCGCGCCCGCCAGGGACGTCGTCATGGTGCCCGTCGAGTTCATCGAGATGCTCGGGATCAGGCAGAGCCTGTCGCCCTCCAGGAACAGCGGCCTGCTCAACATGATCAACCTCATGAAGCTCAAGGCGCTGGAAATCGCTGCGGACCAGGAGGTGACTGGCGGCCAAGAAATCCGCCAGGAGCATACTGAAACGCCTGCCGTGGAGAAGGAAGAGCCTCAGTTTGAGGCTTTCGGTGGGCAAGTGCATGAGAGTTCGGAGGCGGAGAGGCCTGAGGAGGAGGAATCCGAGGAGGAACCGGCTGCTGTTGTGGAAGGAAATGGCAGCCTTGGAGGTGGGAGGAAGGAGAGGATAAGGGATAGTTTGGAGAGAGGGCTTTCACCAGTGGAGCTCAAGATTGAGGACATTTCGTATCAACACAGTGGGCATGCCGGGGTAGCAGGTAGCGATGGAGAGACGCATTTCAATGTGCGGGtggtgtccaaggagtttgaggggAAGAGCATGCTCAAGAGACACAGGGCTGTGTATGATCTCCTGCAGGATGAGCTCAAGAGTGGGCTGCACGCGCTGTCCATCGATGCAAAGACACCATCTGAAGTCTAG
- the LOC119308716 gene encoding uncharacterized protein LOC119308716 has protein sequence MVKQKIVLKLPLDGDRNKRKAFKAAVGMAGVTSATLEGDKIIILGDGVDPIALTTMLRRNLGKAELVSVSSGDDKKKDGGYGYGGEKKKDGYGYGSADGGGGKDTKGNGGYHQNEVAPIPYPAYHQYNAMPSYPAYAYAPYQQQQQDPGCSIM, from the exons ATGGTCAAG CAAAAGATTGTTCTCAAGTTGCCGTTGGATGGCGACAGGAACAAGAGGAAGGCCTTCAAGGCCGCTGTTGGCATGGCAG GTGTGACATCCGCGACGTTGGAGGGGGACAAGATCATCATCCTCGGCGACGGCGTCGACCCGATCGCGCTGACGACGATGCTCCGGCGCAACCTAGGAAAAGCCGAGCTCGTCAGCGTGTCGTCCGGCGATGACAAGAAGAAAGATGGCGGCTACGGCTACGGCGGAGAAAAGAAAAAGGACGGCTACGGCTACGGCAGcgccgacggtggcggcggcaaGGACACCAAGGGTAACGGCGGTTACCATCAGAATGAGGTGGCGCCGATCCCGTACCCCGCGTACCACCAGTACAACGCCATGCCGTCCTACCCTGCTTACGCATACGCTCCGTATCAGCAACAGCAACAGGATCCCGGTTGCAGCATAATGTAA